In Mugil cephalus isolate CIBA_MC_2020 chromosome 19, CIBA_Mcephalus_1.1, whole genome shotgun sequence, the genomic stretch CTCTGCCCTTTAGCTAGAAGAATATGACATGATGGTGAGGGAGCTCGGCTTCGAGATGAAGGCTCAGCCCTCGGAGAAGTTGAAAACCCCCGAGGAGATCgccagagaggagagggagaagctgCAGAAACTAGAGGTATATTGACAGCGGTAGAAAGTTGCTTCATGCTGTCTGCACTAAATTAAAACTCATTCGTTTAATATCTTAGTGCTCTCTGTGATAGTTTTCTTCTTGCTGTGTGCTTTCTCTAGGCTGACCGACTGAGGAGGATGATGGGAGAGGATGTCGGGGACAGTGTACAGAGTCAAAACCACATGTCTGCGGACGACATCAACGACGGTTTTATCCTGGATACGAACGACAAAAAGACCCTGTCTTACCAGGTACGCAAACTGGAGAATCATTTTCTTAAGAGATTTCTTCAAATAATTTGAAACTGTGATTATTTTCATGCCTACAAATGTCTTATTTCTGCGTGTAGGATGGAAAATGGAACATTGAGGAGGAGTCGGAGGAAGACAAGGGTGGTGACGAAGAAGACGGAGAAAGtggtgaagaagaggaagatgaagaggagaatgaaaatgaggaggaggagttgagcaatgaagaagaagatggagaagaggaggaggaggaggaggaaggtgacagtgaagatgaagaagatggcCACTCGGACCTGGACTCTGAGCAAGAAAGCGAGAACGAGGAGGGGAAACAGGAGGATGACGAGGTCATCGCCAAACCAAAGAAAGCTCTCTCCAAAGAGGAGATCAAGgcccagcaggaggcagcaaAAGCCGAGCTCCCGTACACGTTTCCTGGTAACTACGATTTATTTGTTACATATTTCTGATCTTCATTATAAATAGAGACTATGTTAAAGTGTTGAAGCCtagatgtgtgtttattattgtgtttagtTTCTTAAATATTCTGTGTTTCTTCCCCCAATAGCTCCTGAAAGCTACAGTAACCTGAAAGATTTGCTCCATGGCCACACTCCTGACAACCAGCGCCTCATTGTGGCCAGGACCCAGAAGAGCAACCACCCTAGTTTGGCTGTTGGCAATAAGCTCAAACTTCAGGTACGACAGAGGCAGCTACATATTTACGTAAATCAGTGTAGCTTTACGTCTGTGCGCGTATTTCAGAGCTGTAAGAACTTGCCGTGTTCATCTCTATTTCAGAAACTCTTTGGCTTTCTGTTGGAATACATTGGAGAACTGGCCACCAAGAGTCCACCTGAACTCACCACCGTAGATAAGCTCATACCGTGAGTTCAGAAagtgcctctctctctctcaagttTACCTGTCGATTCAAATATTTCACCCTTCAAACTACTCAAGGAAACCTGTTTGTTTACCATTTgcaccatttctttttttctctctgtagtgAGTTGTACGCTCTGTGCCAGGTGTTTCCTGAAGCAGCCTGTCAGGCCATGCAGACTGTCCTCGGAGATGCTGGACACAGCATGGAGGAAGAGCTAGAGGTTAAAGGTCATGCGTCCTTCCCCAAACTAGATATGGTATGCAGTATTTTTGGGCGATACAAGAGTGAATAAAGTGTTATGGTGTTTAAATGTTACCCTGTACATGAAATGagtcacagtgtgttttttttttgttccgtttGCTCTTTAAGCTGATCTACCTGAAGGTGACAGCCCTGCTGTTTCCTACCTCTGACTTCAGACACCCTGTTACAACCCCAGCGTTGCTTTACATCAGCCAGGCTCTCACCAAGGTACAGGCAGCCTTcagtatgtttgtttgttgttgttccggtttcatcttttttcatgCCTACCTCCTTTACTGTTCTTTAGTAATGTTGAGtatgtctgtattttttgttgttttagtgtcCAGTCAGATCACTACAGGACCTAACGTCAGGTTTGGTGCTGTGCTGTCTGGCTGTGGAGTACGTCTCCTTTTCAAAACGCTTCTTCCCAGAGCTCATCAACTTCCTGACTGGAACGTTACACCTGGCAGTGCAGGACAAAACGTCTCTAGGTGACTTAACACTGTTCCACACACTTTTCCTCCCAAAAGGGTTTCTTGTCCTTGCACGTTTTTGCGTATAATGTGAAGCAGAACTGACGTCTTTTGACGTTGCAATGCAGGTTATACGGTGGTGCCACCCTTCAGGTCAACAGGGAAGTACAGTGATCTGCTGGTGGTGTCGGACTCGGAGTGCTGCAAGAGTTGGAGCAAGAAAAGCTTGCCACTGTCGGCTACCCAACACCTGGAACTCAGTAGTGACCTGGACAGGGACGAACACAGGTAGGAAGGGAGGGGAGCACGCTTGAAGTAAAGGAAGCAGGTCGGACTCCAGTGACttcatgtgatttattttttttaataaatatatataaattatataagtCATTCTGTGTTGTCACCAGTATGTTCAGCAACAGCACAGATTGCAACAAAACCATAAAGCTTTGGCTATGAGGTGCCACAGTAATTTGATTAAATGCAGTACAATTTTCTACCAGTCCAAGTAATAACCAAGCACAGAAGACAGCGTAGTCTTGCCTGGAACTAAAGAGCACATCGCAGCAACAGAAATGGGGGCAGCCAAGGACTTCACGTTATGTATCACGATTTTTGAATCACGACATTacgatattatgatattttattctgcatagttcactgaggaattttaaatgcagcttaattCACATTAttccaaatgaaaaagaaacattggTGGTGGAGATGCAGAAGTCTTTCACGAttgacccaaaacatgacttttactttttcttttaaaatcgatatgaAAACTTTCAAAAATCGATATTtaatcggaagaaaaagtatcgcgatatattgccatatcgatatattgccatttttttcccacccatATTCCCTGTGTCCTGCAGGTGTGGTGAGCTTGGTTTAGAGCCTACATGAGTCCAGAGAAACGAATCTGACCGTGGAAAACCGTGTGCCCAGCCTCTCCCCCTGCAGCCAAAGCAAAACCACGCCCCATTACTATACTGCTATGTCATTTATTATATCCAAATTGTATCAAATCCCCATAATAGAACCTGTCCAAAACTACACTGCTGTCAAATTGGGTCACGTTCACTGTCTCTTTTTGTGAATTAATTCCACTGGCATTATCCTTCCATTAGGCCTTTGTATATCTTACACGAAGTTAACTGCTCGTTGGTTTGCTAATTGTTAGACTCTTCTAGACGTCAGCCTTTACCGAGCAGCAGTGCTTAAAGCATTTTATGCTCCtaaccacaagctcacaagtttaatttgtgtttattattataaagtcATGAATATTATTGACTAGTGCTAACTTGGATTAGTCTTTTATCAAGACAGACCCAGATAACGGCTCGTTGAAATTAACTTTGATGAATACTGCACTTTCTCTGAGGCAGCTGAAATTTTCATCTAATTTGTGTACAGATAAACTGCTGCACAAGTTgccccccttttctctccccgAATGGACAGAGTTAACACAGCAAGTCTGTCAGAGTAGCCTTCACACTGGCTTTAGTGGGTCATTCTTTAAGGattatttaacaatttaagCCAAAAACATGACATGCTGTGTGTAGCCCTGAATGCCAGATGAAGTGGTTATTCAGAACTGAGTGTATAACAACAACTGAAATTAACACTTTCCTGGAGACAATTAAAGgcacagcaggaggagggagctacAGTGTGAGAAAATCTTTTGTCTTCTCCCTCACGCAGATTGTCATGTTCGATTtggagcaaataaaaatgactagaggacaatgagaagaaaaagaaagttctTATAGAAGTAAAATATCaaggaacacaacacacactcgtACATAAAATGCTTTCCAATATTGTACAAAAAGGTTTGTGCTCCAAGGTGCCAATAATACTAACAATGTGTGATGAGGGTCCGTTGTTATCGTTACATCTACTTTACATTGTATGGGTGTAAAAAGCTAAGACGGGCCATCATACCGTGCTCACCTGTCCGCGCTGTATTCCTCATAGATGGTGCATTCACTCTTGTGATTCTGACGAGCCGCCAGCATGATTTCACACAGCAGCTGGTGTGTGGGCACAAAGCAGAGCTTGCAAACAGGCTTGAGCGGGACCATGATTGTGCACAGTTTGTGGGAacgaacatttttatttgtgcttgACTAAAATTAATTCTCAAGCCTTAAAACGCACCAACTCTCTAACGAACTATTTTAGAAAGAAACGCTCAcgtttgttgaaaaaaaaactaacttaTGGCTTGATTTAATCATCAGTCGTTAAGGACTTGTGTGGAAAAAATTAACAGAATAGGTAGTAAGTCAGATTGAACCTTTTGGTGACTTAAATATATGTTCAGTTCATCATCTTTAAACGCCCAAAGTTAAAGATTTCCTTACTCCAGTGAGGTGTCCAGTGTTAGTTTAATTTCCAAGGTCCTAACTTGTacccaccagcagcagcagcagcagctttgtgtgtgaGGAGTTTAGTAGCTTTTGGTAATTACTGCCAGGGTGCTGAAGCAGACCTTGGGAAGGCGGGGATGGAGTGAGTGTACTCTGCAGGAAGGCTAGAGTATTATCAAAGGTGTAAGGATGGAGAGACTCAATCGCACACAGTACAACAAGGAAGATCTGTTGTAGAGTAGAAGTGGCTTATAGCTTATCTAGAAATTTCAGGCCCCcctaaataatttggtgttgttttatttatttttttgccaataAATTCATCATAAAGCTGGAATAAGagttaaaataattaagtttttttttaagactagtaattaagtaatatttttcagggcttgaaacTGCAACCAttttaatcacaaaatattTGGGAACAAACAATTGCTGTGTTGCGAGTGAAACTCATGGCATTAGCT encodes the following:
- the nop14 gene encoding nucleolar protein 14, with the translated sequence MGKVPKKRNLADKVRKMKTSSEIKNNPFEVKINRKKFEVLGRKSKHDVGLPGVSRSKAIKKRKETLLKEYQQKNKASKFIDRRIGEYDTKMAPEDKILQRFAMERQRGHDKKDVYNLNEDEELTHYGQSLAEMEKFNDIANSDDESEEKGLLSAELTASHFGGGGGLLRKKTSGEQQEGNQRAKSRQELIEELIQKSKQEKRERQVQKEEAQELTEKLDQEWKSIQALMVKKTPKAESADIQEEKPKLEEYDMMVRELGFEMKAQPSEKLKTPEEIAREEREKLQKLEADRLRRMMGEDVGDSVQSQNHMSADDINDGFILDTNDKKTLSYQDGKWNIEEESEEDKGGDEEDGESGEEEEDEEENENEEEELSNEEEDGEEEEEEEEGDSEDEEDGHSDLDSEQESENEEGKQEDDEVIAKPKKALSKEEIKAQQEAAKAELPYTFPAPESYSNLKDLLHGHTPDNQRLIVARTQKSNHPSLAVGNKLKLQKLFGFLLEYIGELATKSPPELTTVDKLIPELYALCQVFPEAACQAMQTVLGDAGHSMEEELEVKGHASFPKLDMLIYLKVTALLFPTSDFRHPVTTPALLYISQALTKCPVRSLQDLTSGLVLCCLAVEYVSFSKRFFPELINFLTGTLHLAVQDKTSLGYTVVPPFRSTGKYSDLLVVSDSECCKSWSKKSLPLSATQHLELSSDLDRDEHRLMCLSTCLDLLKTCCMFYKDLASFTHIFQPIRTLLSKHLSTQTLPEPLQELLSEILETISGAPVALTRLVFEKKKPIPLKLLTPKIVEVLDYGKKHGSTREEREKERLKHKYKKEFKGALREIRKDTRFLAREKLNEVMSRDAERKRKVRELFGSLANQEGEFKALKRKKKK